In Curtobacterium sp. MCPF17_002, one genomic interval encodes:
- a CDS encoding Na+/H+ antiporter → MLGPELVVVLGLAIAVTAGVADRIRVAPPVLLLVFGAGLALVPQFSEVQLPADAVLLLFLPALLYWESLTTSLREIRKNLRGIVLMGTLLVVVTAGAVAVLLHLLGMPWGPAWVLGAAVAPTDATAVGVLTKMLPRRNVTVLRAESLVNDGTTLVVYGIAVAVTVGTQELTFWSVSGMLVLSYLGGVAAGLAAAWVGTLVLRRVDTVVLENLVTLLVPFAAFLAAEAIGASGVLAVVAAGIVVSQVGPKLDRAETRQQVRAFWSFLTFLLNGALFVLVGIEAMVAARALDPSELLRATGIIAAVAVTLVLVRFAFLNAAGGTIWVVTRRTGGAPREGHRDRLVSGFAGFRGAVSLAMAVAVPRALESGAAFPDRDLIVFVTAGVVVVTIVGQALVLPAVLRRAALPEDESVGEERRYAERTAIQEALDALPRLARSTGADRATVERVRKDYEAHLDVIQARAEEDDDHPALQRHDSAVALELALVQHKAATLLRLRDADEIDDLVLRQVRAGYDAEEARLDGSTPV, encoded by the coding sequence GTGCTGGGACCTGAACTGGTGGTCGTGCTCGGCCTCGCCATCGCCGTGACGGCCGGTGTCGCCGACCGGATCCGGGTCGCGCCACCGGTGCTGCTGCTCGTGTTCGGGGCCGGCCTCGCCCTCGTCCCGCAGTTCTCGGAGGTGCAGCTGCCGGCGGACGCCGTCCTGCTGCTGTTCCTGCCCGCGCTCCTCTACTGGGAGAGCCTCACGACGTCGCTGCGCGAGATCCGGAAGAACCTGCGCGGCATCGTCCTGATGGGCACCCTGCTCGTCGTGGTCACCGCCGGTGCCGTCGCGGTGCTGCTCCACCTGCTCGGCATGCCGTGGGGTCCGGCCTGGGTGCTCGGCGCCGCGGTGGCACCCACCGACGCGACCGCGGTCGGCGTCCTCACGAAGATGCTCCCGCGCCGGAACGTCACCGTGCTCCGCGCCGAGAGCCTCGTCAACGACGGCACGACGCTCGTCGTCTACGGGATCGCCGTCGCGGTCACCGTCGGCACGCAGGAACTCACGTTCTGGAGCGTCTCCGGGATGCTCGTCCTGTCCTACCTCGGCGGCGTCGCGGCCGGTCTCGCGGCCGCCTGGGTCGGCACGCTCGTCCTCCGGCGGGTCGACACCGTGGTGCTCGAGAACCTCGTGACGTTGCTCGTGCCGTTCGCCGCGTTCCTCGCGGCCGAGGCGATCGGGGCGTCCGGGGTGCTCGCGGTCGTCGCTGCCGGCATCGTGGTGAGCCAGGTGGGACCGAAGCTCGACCGCGCCGAGACCCGGCAGCAGGTGCGCGCGTTCTGGTCCTTCCTGACGTTCCTGCTCAACGGCGCACTGTTCGTGCTCGTCGGCATCGAGGCGATGGTGGCGGCGCGCGCACTCGACCCGTCCGAACTCCTCCGCGCGACCGGGATCATCGCCGCCGTGGCGGTCACGCTCGTGCTCGTCCGGTTCGCGTTCCTCAACGCCGCAGGCGGCACGATCTGGGTCGTCACCCGGCGGACCGGCGGGGCACCGCGCGAGGGGCACCGGGACCGCCTGGTGAGCGGGTTCGCCGGGTTCCGGGGCGCCGTGTCGCTCGCGATGGCGGTCGCTGTGCCGCGCGCGCTCGAGTCCGGTGCGGCGTTCCCCGACCGCGACCTCATCGTCTTCGTCACCGCCGGGGTCGTCGTCGTCACGATCGTCGGTCAGGCCCTCGTGCTGCCGGCCGTGCTCCGACGTGCAGCACTGCCCGAGGACGAGTCCGTCGGCGAGGAACGGCGGTACGCCGAGCGCACCGCGATCCAGGAGGCGCTCGACGCCCTCCCCCGGCTCGCCCGGTCGACCGGTGCCGACCGCGCCACCGTCGAGCGCGTGCGGAAGGACTACGAGGCGCACCTCGACGTGATCCAGGCGCGCGCGGAGGAGGACGACGACCACCCGGCGCTGCAGCGGCACGACAGCGCCGTCGCCCTCGAACTCGCGCTCGTGCAGCACAAGGCCGCGACGCTGCTGCGGCTCCGGGACGCCGACGAGATCGACGACCTGGTGCTGCGGCAGGTGCGGGCGGGCTACGACGCCGAAGAAGCACGGTTGGACGGGTCGACGCCGGTGTGA
- a CDS encoding DUF427 domain-containing protein has translation MSHPVESATLRRRHPPLPDHVTWEPSSRRVRAVTDEVTVVDTVAPILVWEAAQKVPEYGIPVADVRTDLLRVAEDAPAPGRSWRPVRPARRWYDLVLPGRVVRHVAWAWDDDGLDGYLGVTWTPGVLDAWYEEDEPVITHPRDPHNRVDALRSSRHVVVRDGDRVLADTTAPVAVYETGLPTRWYVPRADVRFDTLVATDTVSECPYKGHATEYWAVRRADGSVEDVAWSYPAPFAAVAAVRGLVAFWGERVAVEVDGVAEVAVADLRV, from the coding sequence GTGTCGCACCCCGTCGAATCAGCCACGCTCCGTCGCCGCCACCCACCCCTGCCCGACCACGTCACCTGGGAACCGAGCAGCCGCCGGGTCCGCGCGGTCACCGACGAGGTCACGGTCGTGGACACCGTCGCCCCGATCCTCGTGTGGGAGGCGGCGCAGAAGGTCCCGGAGTACGGGATCCCCGTCGCCGACGTCCGCACCGACCTGCTCCGCGTCGCCGAGGACGCTCCGGCACCCGGCCGGTCGTGGCGACCGGTCCGTCCGGCCCGCCGGTGGTACGACCTCGTGCTGCCGGGTCGCGTCGTCCGTCACGTCGCGTGGGCCTGGGACGACGACGGACTCGACGGGTACCTCGGCGTCACCTGGACCCCGGGCGTCCTCGACGCCTGGTACGAGGAGGACGAGCCGGTCATCACGCACCCCCGCGACCCGCACAACCGGGTGGACGCCCTGCGGAGCAGCCGCCACGTCGTCGTCCGCGACGGTGACCGGGTGCTCGCCGACACGACGGCCCCGGTCGCCGTGTACGAGACCGGCCTGCCGACCCGCTGGTACGTGCCGCGCGCCGACGTCCGGTTCGACACGCTCGTCGCGACCGACACCGTCAGCGAGTGCCCGTACAAGGGACACGCCACGGAGTACTGGGCCGTCCGCCGCGCCGACGGCTCCGTCGAGGACGTCGCCTGGTCGTACCCCGCGCCGTTCGCGGCGGTCGCCGCGGTGCGCGGCCTCGTCGCGTTCTGGGGTGAGCGCGTCGCCGTCGAGGTCGACGGTGTCGCGGAGGTCGCGGTCGCCGACCTGCGGGTCTGA
- a CDS encoding LLM class flavin-dependent oxidoreductase, translating to MTHVDRIARAASVPLRIAVFSHGTEAPPAGRAYRDELELFVAAERLGYDGAWVRQFHFRHDDDPRRGGLPAPFVFFAALAERTSTLRLGLGAVTLPHEDPVRVAEDAAVLDALSDGRVELGVANGGGPETLDVFAPALVGADHDTRRSAFDEQLARLLGALRGETLGTGTARLNPDGSALLDRIWDATLTAESAAIAAARGHGVLVGTTQTVPAEVTAAAYHEALPDGATPRVALSTAIYPARDRDTALREARDGIEAKYAWGESFLPPATTLAEKAASLQLHYGTAEDIAASIAAAPSTRFATQLNVQVEHGYPDYGRRREALALFAEDVAPLIGATVGSSVSGLSAVSA from the coding sequence ATGACACACGTCGACCGGATCGCCCGCGCGGCCTCGGTGCCGCTGCGGATCGCGGTGTTCTCGCACGGCACGGAAGCACCGCCCGCCGGCCGTGCGTACCGCGACGAGCTCGAGCTGTTCGTCGCCGCGGAACGCCTCGGCTACGACGGCGCCTGGGTGCGCCAGTTCCACTTCCGGCACGACGACGACCCGCGGCGCGGGGGACTGCCGGCACCGTTCGTGTTCTTCGCGGCCCTCGCCGAACGGACGTCCACCCTCCGCCTCGGGCTCGGCGCGGTGACCCTGCCGCACGAGGACCCGGTCCGCGTCGCCGAGGACGCCGCCGTGCTCGACGCGCTGAGCGACGGACGGGTCGAACTCGGCGTCGCGAACGGTGGCGGTCCGGAGACCCTCGACGTCTTCGCGCCGGCACTCGTCGGGGCCGACCACGACACGCGTCGCTCGGCGTTCGACGAGCAGCTCGCACGACTGCTCGGGGCGCTCCGCGGCGAGACACTCGGCACCGGAACCGCACGGCTCAACCCGGACGGCAGTGCACTGCTCGACCGCATCTGGGACGCCACGCTCACCGCGGAGAGCGCCGCGATCGCCGCGGCCCGCGGGCACGGTGTGCTCGTCGGCACCACGCAGACCGTGCCGGCCGAGGTCACGGCGGCGGCGTACCACGAAGCACTGCCGGACGGTGCGACGCCCCGGGTGGCGCTGTCCACCGCGATCTACCCGGCGCGGGACCGGGACACCGCTCTGCGTGAAGCACGCGACGGCATCGAGGCGAAGTACGCGTGGGGGGAGTCCTTCCTGCCGCCCGCGACGACGCTCGCCGAGAAGGCCGCCTCGCTGCAGTTGCACTACGGCACCGCCGAGGACATCGCCGCGTCGATCGCGGCGGCACCGTCGACCCGGTTCGCGACGCAGCTCAACGTGCAGGTCGAGCACGGCTACCCGGACTACGGGCGACGGCGCGAGGCGTTGGCGCTGTTCGCCGAGGACGTGGCACCGCTGATCGGGGCGACCGTCGGGTCCTCGGTGTCCGGGCTGTCGGCGGTGTCCGCATGA